GCGCCTACGAGGCGCCGCACCCGCTGGCCGGGCGACAGGCGCAATCGCTGGCCTACAGCCTCGACGGCGGCTTCACCTGGACCAAGTTCGCCGGCAACCCCGTGCTGGACCGGTCTTCCAGCGACTTCCGGGACCCCAAGGTCATCCGCTGCCAGGACCCCGCCGGCGATTTCTGGCTCCTCGTGGCCGTCGAGGCGCTGGAGAGGAAAGTGGTCCTCTATCGCTCGGAGAACCTGCGGGACTGGGAGTTCCTGAGCGAGTTCGGGCCCGCCAACGCCATCGGCGGCGTCTGGGAATGCCCCGACCTCTTTCCGCTCCCGGACCCCGAGCGTCCGGGCCGGGAGAAGTGGGTCCTCCTGGTGAACCTGAACCCCGGCGGCGTGGCGGGGGGCTCCGGCGGCCAGTACTTCGTGGGCGACTTCGACGGCGTGCGCTTCACCCCCGACCCCGGCTCGCTCCTGGCCGAGGGCCCCGTGGATGCGGACGGCCCCGCCTCGGACGCGTCCGCGGCACAACTCGCCAAGTGCCTCTGGCTCGACCACGGCCGCGACTGCTACGCGACCGTCTCCTTCGACAGCGCCCCCGGCGAGGGCCGGGTGCTGATCGGCTGGATGAGCAATTGGGACTACGCCGTCCAGACGCCCACGGACCCGTGGCGCTCCGGGATGACGCTCGCCCGGCGGGCCACTCTGGTGTCCACACCGGACGGCCTGCGGCTCGCCCAGCGGCCGATCCTTCCCGAACCCGGCGCGGGTCAGCGTGTTCAGGAGGCCCGCGGCGTCGCGCTCGAACCTGGCGAACCCTTCGCGTTGGCTGACTTCCCCGACGACGGCGCCCAGCGCATCCTCCTGGCGGTCCGGCCGGGCGCCGCCCCGCTCACCCTCCGCCTGTTCGACGACGGCGAGCGGGCCGCCGTCGTCCGCTACTCGCCGGAGGAGGGGGTACTGAGCCTGGACCGCCGGAACAGCGGCGACGTCGCCTTCCACGGGAAGTTCGCGTCCGTGGAGCGGGTCGGGGCCGCGCTGCGCGACGGGGTTCTGCGGCTCGACCTCATCCTGGACCGCTGCTCGGTGGAGATCTTCACTCAAGACGGTCTCGTGGCCCTGACGGATCTGGTGTTCCGCGAGTCCGGCCAGGTCGGCGCCTCGCTCGTGGGCGGTGCGGGCGCGGTCCTGGAGTCGCTGGAGATCGATCGCCTGAACTGACCGCGGGCGCCCCACTTTCGCCCTGAGGGAACTTTTCGCATCCGATGTGCGTCTGATGGTGGAGACGGTGTAAAGCTAGATTCCAGAGAACTGGGTCCAGCGCCGTGCTCGGGCCAAGCATTCGCAGGAGGGATGGGGCACACGCCCCGGTAGATGAAACTCAAAAATATCGCCAAGGGTCCCTGGATCTGGATCGCCGTCGCGGTGGCCATCATGCTCCTCGCCTTCGCCACGTTCGCGCCGGGTGGACCCGCGCAGATCGACACCAACAAGGGTCTCGAGCTGCTCTCCCAGTCGGGCAAGGTGGACCAGGCCAAGATCATCGACGGCGAGAACCGGGTGAGCCTCACCCTCAAGGATCCCCTCAGCGTCGACGGCCAGGACAAGGGCAAGGACGTCTACTTCAAGTACGTGGATGCCCGCGCCAAGGACGTCGTCACCGCGGTGAACGACGCCAAGCCGTCCAAGGGCTTCCAGGATCAGCCGGTGGAGAGCAACTGGTTCTCCGGTCTGCTGTCCCTGCTGCTGCCCGTGCTGCTGCTCGTCCTCCTGTTCTGGTTCCTCATGTCCCGCATGCAGGGCGGCGGCTCCAAGGTCATGCAGTTCGGCAAGTCCCGGGCCAAGATGCTCAGCAAGGACATGCCGCAGGTGACCTTCGCGGACGTCGCCGGCGCCGACGAGGCGGTGGAGGAGCTCCATGAGATCAAGGAGTTCCTGCGCGAGCCCGGCAAGTTCCAGGCCCTCGGCGCCAAGATCCCGAAGGGCGTGCTGCTCTACGGCCCTCCCGGCACCGGTAAGACCCTGCTGGCCCGCGCCGTCGCCGGCGAGGCCGGGGTCCCCTTCTTCTCCATCTCCGGCTCGGACTTCGTCGAGATGTTCGTCGGTGTGGGCGCCTCGCGTGTCCGTGACCTGTTCGAGCAGGCCAAGGCCAACAGCCCGGCCATCATCTTCGTGGACGAGATCGACGCCGTCGGCCGTCACCGTGGCGTCGGCATCGGCGGCGGCAATGACGAGCGCGAGCAGACCCTGAACCAGATGCTCGTGGAGATGGACGGCTTCGACGCCAAGACCAACGTCATCATGATCGCGGCGACCAACCGCCCCGACATCCTGGACCCCGCCCTGCTGCGTCCCGGCCGTTTCGACCGCCAGATCCCGGTGGACGCCCCGGACCGCAAGGGCCGCGAGGACATCCTCAAGGTGCACGCGAAGGGCAAGCCGTTGGCGCCCGGCGTCGACCTCAACGCCGTCGCCAAGAAGACCCCGGGCTACACCGGCGCCGACCTGGCCAACGTGCTGAACGAGGCCGCGCTGCTCACGGCCCGCTCCAACGCGGACCTGATCGACGACCGTGCCCTGGACGAGGGCGTGGACCGCGTGATGGGCGGCCCGCAGCGCCGCAGCCGCACGCAGAAGGAACACGACCGCAAGATCACCGCGTACCACGAGGGCGGTCACGCTCTGGTGGCCGCGGCCCTGCACAACGCCCCGCCCGTCACCAAGGTGACCATCCTGCCGCGCGGCCGAGCCGGCGGCTACACCCTGGTGGTCCCGGACGACGATCCGCAGGGCTACACCCGCAACGAGCTCCTGGACCGCATGGCCTGGGCCATGGGCGGCCGTGTGGCCGAGGAGATCGTGTTCCACGACCCCACCACGGGCGCCTCCAACGACATCGAGCAGGCCACCACCACGGCCCGCCGCATGGTCACCGAGCTCGGCATGAGCGAGAAGGTCGGCGCCATCAAGGTGGCCGGCGGCGTCTCCAACGTCATGGGCGCCGGCCGCGGCGGCGATGACAGCGGAGTCACCATCTCCAACGAACTCGCGGCCCTGGTCGACGAAGAGGTGCGCAGGCTCCTGGACGACGCCCACGACGAGGCGTACTCCGTGCTGACCGAGAACCGGGACATCCTGGACGCCATGGCACTGGAGCTCCTCGAGAAGGAGACCATCAACCAGGCCGATGTGGAGCGCCTGACGGCGGGCGTGCGCAAGCCTGTCCAGCGCCCGATCTGGCTCTCCAAGGAATCCCGCCCGGTGCAGCACATCGCGCCGGTGCAGTCCAGCCGTGAAAAGGCCCAGCTGGCCGCCCAGCAGGTCCCGGCCACGGCCGAGTCAGACTCCGCGCCGCATGTGATCGAAGATGACGGACAGCCCGAAGGCCCGCAGGGTCTCTGAGCCGGACGGCTAGGATGCTTAGGTGACTCACATCGACGACGACGTCCCCAGCACTGCCTCGGACGCCGCCTCAGCGGACGGCCCCATGGACCTGCCGCGCATCGAGGCGGCGGTCCGGGAGATCCTGATCGCCGTGGGGGAGGACCCGGACCGTTCCGGCCTGGCCGACACCCCCGCCCGGGTGGCGCGTGCCTACGCCGAGATGTTCTCGGGCATCCACCAGGACCCGGGTTCGGTCCTCCAGACCATGTTCGACATGGACCACGAGGAACTCGTGCTGGTCAAGGACATCCCGTTCTACTCGACCTGTGAACATCACCTGGTCCCGTTCCACGGCGTCGCGCATGTGGGATACATCCCCTCGCACGACGGCATGGTGACGGGACTGAGCAAGCTGGCGCGCCTCGTGGACATCATCGCCCGCAGGCCGCAGGTGCAGGAACGGCTCACCACGCAGATCGTGGAAGCCCTCGTCACCCACCTCAAGCCGCGCGGTGCCATCGCCGTCGTGGAATGCGAACACATGTGCATGTCGATGCGGGGCATCCGCAAGCCCGGCGCCAAGACCGTCACCAGCGCGGTCCGCGGGCAGCTGCACGACCCAGCCACACGAGCTGAAGCCATGAGCCTGATACTCGGAAGGTAAATACCCTATGGACTCGCTTGCCGCAGCACCGGGAACCGGCCCGGCCACCAATCCTTTGCCCGTGATCCGGAAAGCCAAAGCAGCAGCCCGATTCGAAGACCTCCCCCAGGACCGCACGCTGGTCATGGGTGTGCTGAACGTGACGCCGGATTCCTTCAGCGACGGGGGGCAGCACACGAGCGCGGATTCCGCGATCGCGCACGGCCTCCGCATGTTCTACGGCGGAGCCGACATCCTCGACGTCGGGGGCGAATCCACCCGTCCGGGGGCCGAGCCGGTGAGCCCGGAGGAGGAGCAGCGCCGCGTGCTGCCCGTGGTCGCGGCACTGGTGAAGGCCGGGGCCCTGGTCAGCATCGACACGGTCAACGCCTCCACGGCCGCGGCCGCGCTGGACGCCGGCGCCGCGATCGTCAACGACGTCTCCGGCCAGCGGGTCAGTGACGAGATGATCCAGCTCGTGGCCTCGCGCCGCGTGCCGTACATCCTCACCCACTCCCGGGGCGACTCGCAGACCATGGATTCCCTCGCCGACTACACGGACGTCGTGTCCGAGGTGGTCGCCGAGCTCGAGGAGCTGCGCGCCCGCTTCCGGAGCGCCGGTCACGCC
Above is a window of Arthrobacter sp. Y-9 DNA encoding:
- a CDS encoding glycoside hydrolase family 32 protein; translation: MRSGTPDRRPVLHHTAENTWLNDPNGLIFHHGLYHLYYQNNPFGNVWGNMSWGHATSVDLVRWEEHAVAIPCEDGEGIFSGSAVFDARNTSGLGTAERPPLVAIYTSAYEAPHPLAGRQAQSLAYSLDGGFTWTKFAGNPVLDRSSSDFRDPKVIRCQDPAGDFWLLVAVEALERKVVLYRSENLRDWEFLSEFGPANAIGGVWECPDLFPLPDPERPGREKWVLLVNLNPGGVAGGSGGQYFVGDFDGVRFTPDPGSLLAEGPVDADGPASDASAAQLAKCLWLDHGRDCYATVSFDSAPGEGRVLIGWMSNWDYAVQTPTDPWRSGMTLARRATLVSTPDGLRLAQRPILPEPGAGQRVQEARGVALEPGEPFALADFPDDGAQRILLAVRPGAAPLTLRLFDDGERAAVVRYSPEEGVLSLDRRNSGDVAFHGKFASVERVGAALRDGVLRLDLILDRCSVEIFTQDGLVALTDLVFRESGQVGASLVGGAGAVLESLEIDRLN
- the ftsH gene encoding ATP-dependent zinc metalloprotease FtsH, producing MKLKNIAKGPWIWIAVAVAIMLLAFATFAPGGPAQIDTNKGLELLSQSGKVDQAKIIDGENRVSLTLKDPLSVDGQDKGKDVYFKYVDARAKDVVTAVNDAKPSKGFQDQPVESNWFSGLLSLLLPVLLLVLLFWFLMSRMQGGGSKVMQFGKSRAKMLSKDMPQVTFADVAGADEAVEELHEIKEFLREPGKFQALGAKIPKGVLLYGPPGTGKTLLARAVAGEAGVPFFSISGSDFVEMFVGVGASRVRDLFEQAKANSPAIIFVDEIDAVGRHRGVGIGGGNDEREQTLNQMLVEMDGFDAKTNVIMIAATNRPDILDPALLRPGRFDRQIPVDAPDRKGREDILKVHAKGKPLAPGVDLNAVAKKTPGYTGADLANVLNEAALLTARSNADLIDDRALDEGVDRVMGGPQRRSRTQKEHDRKITAYHEGGHALVAAALHNAPPVTKVTILPRGRAGGYTLVVPDDDPQGYTRNELLDRMAWAMGGRVAEEIVFHDPTTGASNDIEQATTTARRMVTELGMSEKVGAIKVAGGVSNVMGAGRGGDDSGVTISNELAALVDEEVRRLLDDAHDEAYSVLTENRDILDAMALELLEKETINQADVERLTAGVRKPVQRPIWLSKESRPVQHIAPVQSSREKAQLAAQQVPATAESDSAPHVIEDDGQPEGPQGL
- the folE gene encoding GTP cyclohydrolase I FolE; amino-acid sequence: MDLPRIEAAVREILIAVGEDPDRSGLADTPARVARAYAEMFSGIHQDPGSVLQTMFDMDHEELVLVKDIPFYSTCEHHLVPFHGVAHVGYIPSHDGMVTGLSKLARLVDIIARRPQVQERLTTQIVEALVTHLKPRGAIAVVECEHMCMSMRGIRKPGAKTVTSAVRGQLHDPATRAEAMSLILGR
- the folP gene encoding dihydropteroate synthase — protein: MDSLAAAPGTGPATNPLPVIRKAKAAARFEDLPQDRTLVMGVLNVTPDSFSDGGQHTSADSAIAHGLRMFYGGADILDVGGESTRPGAEPVSPEEEQRRVLPVVAALVKAGALVSIDTVNASTAAAALDAGAAIVNDVSGQRVSDEMIQLVASRRVPYILTHSRGDSQTMDSLADYTDVVSEVVAELEELRARFRSAGHADERLILDPGLGFAKQGEQNWELLRGLGRLQDLGHRVLVGASRKRFLGELLTSAGKAAAPVERDAATLAITALSAGQGAWAVRVHDVGPNVDAVKVAARWAA